The nucleotide sequence AGGAGAAAACCATAGCCATCAGAGGCCTGCCACAGACTGTGACAGTCCACATCCTCTTcggaaacacagcagcaggtcccCGCATCCATGGACGAACAGGGACAGGCCCCAGTCTGAGGCTCTACCTGGCCAGACCTCTGTGGTGGGGGCGGTGCGTGGGGACATGGCGAGCACCATAGAAGTGGTGGCTGCCTTTTTAGCCCGGGCCCCTCCTCACCCTCTGACGCCGGGTCCAACACGACGATGTTGGGCACCACCACATAGCAACTCCTTAACTTTGCCAATGACACGTAGGTCTAGTACGAGCACCAGCACAGCCATCCAGACTTCCCCATGCCTGAAGAAGCCCCAGTCTCTCTCTTCCACTCACACTCGTAGCCACAGTCTTGGGGATTCTGTTGGTGTGGATGGTGACGATGAACATGATTCTCAAGACGAATACCTTACGCACAACCATGTTTTGCGGCCTGGCTCTAAAGACCAGAACGGACCACCTGGCCCTGGAGATCGAACTGCAGTCGACCGAAGGTCTAAAGTATCCAGAACAGAAATTAAGTCTGCTGTTAGTGTGTTAAAAAGCTCAAGGCATAGTTGCCCTCCTTCAGTCCTTCACAGCACCGAGCCATGCCACTGTTCCTCGGTGTCTTGCCGAGATGGACCCAAGCGTCAGGGAAGCAGCACTCCCTCAGTGGTCAGGAGGCGGAAGAGGCTGAATAGGACAACAAGTGATCCTGGAAAAGAAGTGCACTACTGCACTACTCCTACACAGACTGAAAGTCGAAGTGCATCCCCGTCACCATCGGCTACCAAACTCTGCACCACCCAAGTTCAAACCGAGAGTCTTTCTCCACCTGTAAATTCAAAAtactgcaccatccaaagtcaGACTGAGAATCAACCTCAGTTGCAATCCTTGAGTGACGAACCATGCACAGCCCAGACTGAAACCATTAGCTCTCCTCCAGCCCTACCTCCAAATGCTGAACAGTGTACcactcaaatacaaacagactCCCCCAGTCACTCTCCTCCTGATCATAAGCCTTGCACTACACAGAACCAGACTCCCAGCCCTGTTTCTCCATCTCCGATACTATCACCAAGCTCTTTGCCAGTTCAGTCTGAAAGACCTGCATCCCCACCTGCAACTCCAGACCCTCCCACAACTGAAATAACTACCGTGCCTTACTGTTCCTCTCCCCCAACTACATGTGCACCCTCACAAACACCTGAACACTGCGCAAAACCACCGTGTTCCTCTCCAGCCAAGCCTCGTTGCagcacaccacctccaccacccacTCTGCCTATTCCCTGCTCCATTTCCGCACCAGCTGTTATCCAACACCCCATTCCTTATTATACTGTCGTGTCACCACCAACCACACCCAGTGCAGCTGTCATCGGTCCCACGCCTGCTTCGGCTGCGCCACCATGCCCCACCCAAAATTGTGCCTCCCCTGTCTCTAACCTGGTATCATCTTCCACCTTGACCTCCACCACCGCAACTCCAGTAGTAACCCCTTTGATGACTCCCTTTGAACCTATCAAGCACCTAGTCCCTGCTTCAAATGTCACACATCAGCCACAATCAGTTGTGTCAAATCCTATATCTGCAGCAAATTTGGCACCTTGTACATTTGTAACTCAAACTGCTCTGTCTTGCACCTCCATATCATATTACACGACCACACATCCAGTCGTTCCCGTTGCCCCCCACCTCAATTCAACGGTACCAACTTATGCCACTGTCATACAAACTGTATCTCATTGCAACATTCCGTGCCAAGCTCTGCAAAATACCTCTTCTGCCAACACCGGCATAACCCCTTATTCCTCCCCAGtcccaaaaataaaatcttgcaCTTCTCCGCCTCTACTTGTGAAAACTTTTGCGTCCAATCTTCCAAATGCTCAATCGAATGCAACACCAACTAAAGCTGTTCCTCTGTACTCTTCCACATTTCGTGCTGCGCCACCTTACACACCTCCTTCTCAGGCCCCCCACAGCGCTCAGGATAAGAGGGGCATTCGacttccacctcctcccccaccgcctccaccaTACACACCACGGAAAAAGGGAAATGATCCGCCAGGTCCTGCAACCCGAACACCCATGCTCAGGGTAGACAGCAAGGCCAAtgacaaagagaaagaggagaaggagagaaaggaaGCTGTGAAATGTACAGACTCACCAAAGCTCTGTGAGAGAGCCAGCTCTCTGAAGCACAGAGCACAAACTCCGCCAGTCGCTGTGATGAAGGGAGAAAAGCAGCCTTCCACCTCCTCTCCTGCCAAGGCCTGCTTTAAGCCCAGCTGTCTCAGCTCAGCCCAGGCTCAGCTTGGGGTACTACACAAAATGCTCTGCTCAGGAGCCAGTGCCCGGCCCAACACTCCCAACAGCCAGCATGCTCTCCCCCCAAACCAGCAGGGCTGCTCTGGAGCCAAGGGCTGCTGTGCTTCTGGGGAGAGACCTACAGCTGGGCCGCTGACCGCCACCCAGGCCGACACTCTTCGACAGGTCCAGGAAATTCTGGGAGGGTTGGTGTCGGGTGCCAGGTGCAAACTGGACCCAGCCAGGGTGACAGAACGGCTCCTGAGTCCCAACGGACCTCTCCGTGATATCCGAAGCCTGCAGACCCAGCTCCACAGCCTGGAGGGCGTCCTGGAGACCAGCCAGAACACCATTAAGGTCCTGCTGGATGTCATTCAAGACCTCGAGAAGAAGGAAGCCGAGAGAGACGGGTGAGGCAATCATTCATGTCAGCATGCCAGttaataaaaagtaatgaaggTACATCAACTCAACACTGTTTGAGAGTAATTAAACTTTTGTCAGAATGTAAGAATGATACAGTATATTGGCATGCTTACTATAATATTAGACATAATTACACTTTCATACAACTGCTCACATTAGTTAGATTTTATTAGGGATGCACCTATGCCAATTGGCACAGGGCACTGCAGAGTACTGGTACTTGTGCATGTGAATGCTCTGACCCTGAGGATATCATGTCTCGTCATGTCCAGCAACGTCGCAATAGATTGTATTGTTTGTGTACGGAGAATAAACTAGGATAGTATCAGCAAGTCCTGCTTGTACTCATCATTTATAATCGCCTCATTGGTGCATCCCGAGTTAGTGCATTTAATTTTCCCTGAATCAGCAAAACTCTTCTAGGCATAACGCAACACTTATTACGAGTGTGCATAGTAATGAAACTAGTACAACTGAAAGAATAGTCGGAACCTAAGTTCATGCAAGGAATAAACAAGCCAAAATTCTGTATGTGGAAAAAATACTGAAACCACCCTGTAGGTGGGGTATAGTGTAAAAGTCTGTACTAGCAGATCCTCCTAACAGTGTTAACTTTAATTAGCATATTCCAGGGTCCGCTTCGACCATGAGACATAATTGAAATGTTAAAAGTTTACTGCAGGAGTTCAATTTTAGAACTTTCacatggaggagaagatggTCTGGGCACACAGTATTGTTTTCTGCGCCAACAGTTAGTGTGAAAAGTGTCACATGGCCCAGGGTTAAAGAGGGTTTTTGAAGGGGCTTGTTTGGGTTGCAGTGCAGCGCTGAAGCCTGGGCCAAAAGTAGAGCTATCCCACAATTCAAGTAGTAAATGTGAAATGACTGAAGCCCTCAGGCTGATGGAGCCATAAACTCAGGCCTAACAGGGCCCACTGCTGCGTGGAAAGCCATTTGGTAGTCTTCACTCAGTCTTCTTTTAACCCTGATGATAAAGGTATACACCAGTAGTCGGGAAGGGGGGAGGAAGTAACACTGAGACAGTGTAAGTTATGAGTCCCTGGTATTTCTGGAGACCTGCAAAAGACATGCCAGCATGCAGCCGAAGTGcctgctgttttctttccacACTGGTAATTTTTCTACTAAGAACCCGACtagctgtacacacacacacacacacacacacaaccaaaccaaaacaaacaaggagcAGACGTGATGTTGTGATCGCA is from Salarias fasciatus chromosome 7 unlocalized genomic scaffold, fSalaFa1.1 super_scaffold_4, whole genome shotgun sequence and encodes:
- the LOC115383365 gene encoding protein INSYN2B codes for the protein MLRVDSKANDKEKEEKERKEAVKCTDSPKLCERASSLKHRAQTPPVAVMKGEKQPSTSSPAKACFKPSCLSSAQAQLGVLHKMLCSGASARPNTPNSQHALPPNQQGCSGAKGCCASGERPTAGPLTATQADTLRQVQEILGGLVSGARCKLDPARVTERLLSPNGPLRDIRSLQTQLHSLEGVLETSQNTIKVLLDVIQDLEKKEAERDGRHSYRTGQDIENCGTCRDCACIIYSVEHDFRLQEGQVVRTWKVGDPPEGSPQPPTPQPSTPSQQDSPQAVRPPAPAKKNRKKCFWFL